The Neobacillus sp. OS1-2 genome includes a window with the following:
- a CDS encoding DNA translocase FtsK — protein sequence MALTIISIAKLGAVGKATVLFFRFWMGEWYMLSLLGLVVLSIYLMWKRTLPYFFHIKLVGGYFIVSAILLLSHVTLFHLLTNNGKFKDPSVIGNTWELFLMEVRGETTTTHDLGGGILGAILFALFHYLFAETGTKIIAFIFVLIGIILLTGKSFGDFVGKIVITLFDFSKNQWDAFKTDMAAWKQKQEERKNEKKSQRQQIRENRQNEINPVTIRQQPEPEETRIPEPIISSFADRAYVQEAPKDKMPKEQTKEKKGKPQDSEDDHTPPIRFTEVENAAYELPPLRLLKAPKKTDQSGEYELIHANAAKLERTFQSFGVKARVTQVHLGPAVTKYEVHPDVGVKVSKIVSLSDDIALALAAKGIRIEAPIPGKSAIGIEVPNSDVAMVSLREVLEATQNDKPDAKLLIGLGRDITGEAVLAELNKMPHLLVAGATGSGKSVCINGIITSVLMRAKPHEVKLMMIDPKMVELNVYNGIPHLLAPVVTDPKKASQALKKVVSEMERRYELFSHTGTRNIEGYNEHVRKHNLEEDDKQPLLPYIVVIVDELADLMMVASSDVEDSITRLAQMARAAGIHLIIATQRPSVDVITGVIKANIPSRIAFAVSSATDSRTILDMGGAEKLLGRGDMLFLPVGASKPVRVQGAFLSDQEVEDTVEYVISQQKAQYQEEMIPDDIPEITGAVDDDLYDEAVDLIIDMQTASVSMLQRRFRIGYTRAARLIDEMEARGVVGPYEGSKPRAVLQTKPNEEQSS from the coding sequence TTGGCATTAACGATTATTTCGATTGCGAAGCTTGGAGCGGTTGGCAAAGCAACCGTACTCTTCTTCCGTTTTTGGATGGGAGAATGGTATATGCTGAGTTTACTTGGATTAGTGGTACTAAGCATATATTTGATGTGGAAAAGAACTCTTCCATATTTCTTCCATATCAAATTAGTTGGCGGCTATTTTATTGTATCGGCTATTCTGCTACTAAGCCATGTTACCCTTTTCCACTTGCTGACTAATAATGGGAAATTTAAAGATCCTAGTGTAATTGGGAATACATGGGAATTGTTTTTAATGGAAGTAAGGGGAGAAACGACTACAACGCATGATCTAGGCGGGGGGATTCTCGGTGCGATCTTGTTTGCTCTCTTTCATTACTTATTTGCAGAAACGGGTACAAAAATTATTGCTTTTATTTTTGTTTTAATCGGTATTATATTACTTACTGGAAAATCATTTGGTGATTTTGTCGGGAAAATTGTGATTACCCTATTTGATTTTTCAAAAAATCAATGGGACGCCTTTAAAACTGATATGGCTGCCTGGAAGCAAAAACAAGAGGAACGAAAAAATGAAAAAAAATCGCAAAGGCAACAAATAAGGGAAAATCGCCAAAACGAGATAAATCCCGTCACAATCAGACAGCAGCCAGAACCGGAGGAAACGAGAATTCCTGAACCTATCATTTCAAGTTTCGCTGATCGGGCTTATGTGCAAGAAGCACCAAAAGATAAAATGCCGAAAGAACAAACCAAAGAAAAAAAAGGGAAGCCGCAAGATAGCGAAGACGATCATACTCCACCAATCAGATTTACAGAAGTAGAGAATGCTGCCTATGAATTACCACCACTTAGACTGCTAAAGGCTCCAAAGAAAACAGACCAAAGTGGTGAATATGAGCTCATCCACGCAAATGCGGCAAAGCTTGAAAGGACATTTCAAAGCTTTGGCGTTAAAGCACGTGTCACACAGGTGCATTTAGGACCAGCTGTCACGAAATATGAGGTACATCCAGATGTTGGTGTAAAGGTTAGCAAAATTGTCAGCTTAAGTGATGATATTGCATTAGCCCTTGCAGCAAAAGGGATACGGATTGAAGCTCCTATCCCCGGAAAATCTGCGATAGGCATCGAGGTACCAAATTCTGATGTTGCGATGGTTTCATTACGAGAGGTATTAGAAGCTACGCAAAATGATAAACCGGATGCTAAACTTTTAATTGGACTAGGGCGGGATATTACCGGTGAAGCTGTACTGGCAGAACTCAACAAAATGCCCCATTTACTTGTAGCAGGAGCAACAGGTAGCGGGAAAAGTGTTTGTATAAACGGCATAATTACGAGTGTATTAATGAGGGCAAAGCCTCACGAAGTAAAATTAATGATGATTGATCCAAAAATGGTTGAATTGAATGTTTATAATGGTATTCCCCATTTGCTTGCGCCAGTTGTAACAGACCCCAAAAAAGCTTCGCAAGCCTTAAAGAAAGTAGTAAGTGAAATGGAACGCCGCTATGAACTGTTTTCCCATACTGGAACTCGTAATATTGAAGGTTATAATGAACATGTGAGAAAACATAATCTTGAAGAAGATGACAAGCAGCCATTATTACCATATATTGTCGTCATTGTTGATGAGTTGGCTGACTTAATGATGGTTGCCTCATCAGATGTCGAGGATTCTATTACCCGGCTTGCACAAATGGCTCGTGCTGCGGGTATCCATCTAATCATTGCAACACAAAGGCCATCCGTAGACGTTATTACTGGTGTGATCAAAGCGAATATTCCGTCAAGAATTGCCTTTGCCGTTTCAAGTGCAACCGATTCAAGAACCATTCTGGATATGGGCGGGGCAGAAAAGCTGCTTGGAAGAGGCGACATGTTATTTCTACCGGTGGGAGCATCCAAACCTGTTCGGGTTCAAGGCGCTTTCCTTTCCGATCAAGAGGTTGAAGATACAGTAGAATATGTTATTTCACAGCAAAAAGCGCAGTACCAAGAAGAGATGATTCCTGATGATATTCCGGAAATAACTGGTGCAGTCGATGACGATTTGTATGATGAGGCAGTTGATTTAATCATTGATATGCAAACCGCGTCCGTTTCCATGCTGCAGCGCCGCTTCCGAATCGGCTACACAAGAGCCGCTCGTCTGATAGATGAGATGGAAGCACGCGGTGTAGTTGGCCCATACGAGGGAAGTAAACCTCGCGCAGTATTACAAACCAAGCCAAATGAAGAACAGAGTTCATAA
- a CDS encoding GntR family transcriptional regulator produces MSIKSDNRHLYLQVIDRLKQDIEEGIYKEKEKLPSEFDLAKQLGVSRATLREALRILEEENVIIRRHGVGTFVNAKPMFTSGIEQLNSVTDMIKQAGMKPGTIFLSSSTLEPTEEDIRRFACSDSEEIFVMERVRTANGEPVVYCIDKVLERVLPETFSHEKESIFQILDEGANRKITYAVAQIEPLGYHEKISPILECDPETALLVLKQMHFDEMDEPVLFSVNYFKADKFSFHVLRKRI; encoded by the coding sequence ATGTCTATTAAGTCAGATAACCGGCATTTATATTTACAAGTGATCGATCGGTTAAAGCAGGATATTGAAGAAGGGATTTACAAAGAAAAAGAAAAGTTACCTTCTGAATTCGATCTTGCCAAACAGCTTGGTGTAAGCAGGGCAACGCTTCGGGAAGCACTTCGTATTCTTGAGGAAGAAAACGTTATCATTAGGCGCCATGGTGTTGGAACTTTTGTTAATGCAAAGCCAATGTTTACGTCAGGGATTGAACAACTAAATAGTGTTACTGACATGATTAAACAAGCTGGAATGAAACCAGGTACGATTTTCTTAAGCTCATCAACTCTAGAACCGACCGAAGAAGATATTCGCCGTTTCGCATGTTCTGATAGTGAGGAAATATTCGTGATGGAAAGGGTAAGGACCGCAAACGGGGAACCTGTTGTTTATTGTATTGACAAGGTATTAGAACGCGTTTTGCCAGAGACATTTTCACATGAGAAAGAATCTATTTTTCAGATTCTAGATGAAGGGGCCAATCGTAAAATTACATACGCGGTTGCTCAAATTGAGCCTCTAGGCTATCATGAAAAAATTTCCCCCATTCTAGAATGTGATCCAGAAACAGCGTTGTTAGTGTTAAAACAAATGCATTTCGACGAAATGGATGAACCTGTCCTTTTTTCGGTAAACTACTTTAAAGCGGATAAATTTAGTTTTCATGTTTTAAGGAAAAGAATTTAA
- a CDS encoding BMP family protein, translating to MKKRKIGMALSLVLAAGTLLGACGKSDDTSKEETTKGGDKEKAFSVAMVTDVGGVDDKSFNQSAWEGLQAFGKDNDLTKGKGGFDYLQSKSDADYSTNLNKLAREDFDLVFGIGFLMQAAVEEIAKQQKDSNFAIIDAEVKQPNVASVLFKEQEAAFLAGVAAALQTKSNHIGFIGGMEIPVIERFETGFLAGVKAAKPEAKVDVQYSGAFDKAELGQSIASKMYSSGADVVFHAAGGTGVGLFKEANDLKKKDPSREIWAIGVDSDQANMGPDIVLTSALKRVDNAVKDLSKKAMDGNFPGGEVALYGLHEDGVGLAPINAKADQKDAIDTAVKEWIEKIKSGSVKVPGTRDELKTFSVK from the coding sequence ATGAAAAAGCGTAAAATTGGAATGGCGCTTTCACTAGTTCTTGCTGCTGGGACACTTTTAGGTGCTTGTGGAAAAAGTGATGACACAAGTAAAGAAGAAACAACTAAAGGCGGAGACAAAGAAAAAGCTTTCTCTGTAGCAATGGTAACTGATGTCGGCGGTGTTGATGACAAATCATTTAACCAATCTGCATGGGAAGGTCTTCAAGCTTTTGGTAAGGACAATGACCTTACAAAAGGAAAAGGCGGATTTGATTACCTTCAATCAAAATCAGATGCTGATTACTCTACAAACTTAAATAAACTAGCTCGTGAAGATTTTGACTTAGTTTTCGGAATTGGCTTCTTAATGCAAGCAGCAGTGGAAGAAATTGCAAAGCAACAAAAAGATTCTAACTTTGCCATTATTGATGCAGAAGTTAAACAACCGAACGTTGCAAGTGTTCTTTTTAAAGAGCAAGAGGCTGCATTCCTTGCAGGTGTAGCAGCGGCGCTTCAAACTAAATCCAATCACATCGGCTTCATCGGTGGAATGGAAATCCCTGTTATTGAACGCTTTGAAACTGGTTTCTTAGCAGGTGTTAAAGCTGCAAAGCCTGAAGCAAAAGTAGATGTTCAATATTCAGGTGCTTTTGATAAAGCTGAACTAGGTCAATCAATTGCTTCTAAAATGTATTCTTCTGGCGCTGATGTTGTATTCCACGCTGCTGGTGGTACAGGTGTGGGATTGTTCAAAGAAGCGAATGACTTAAAGAAAAAAGATCCGTCACGTGAAATTTGGGCAATCGGTGTTGATAGTGACCAAGCAAACATGGGTCCAGATATCGTTCTTACATCTGCTCTTAAACGTGTTGATAATGCGGTTAAAGACCTTTCTAAGAAAGCAATGGATGGTAATTTCCCTGGTGGAGAGGTTGCCCTTTACGGTTTACATGAAGATGGAGTTGGTTTAGCTCCAATCAATGCCAAAGCTGATCAAAAAGATGCGATTGATACCGCTGTAAAAGAATGGATCGAAAAGATTAAATCAGGTTCTGTAAAAGTTCCAGGAACCCGTGATGAATTAAAAACATTTAGTGTAAAATAA
- a CDS encoding ABC transporter ATP-binding protein: MDYVIEMLNIRKEFGGFVANDNITLQLKKGEIHALLGENGAGKSTLMNVLFGLYQPEQGEIRVKGQPVNITNPNIANDLGIGMVHQHFMLVDTFSVTENIILGREITTGGRIDIKKAEKEVREISERYGLSVDPQAKISDITVGMQQRVEILKTLYRGAEILIFDEPTAVLTPQEIKELIQIMKTLIKEGKSIILITHKLKEIMEVADRCTVIRKGKGIGTVNVSETNPNELASLMVGREVVFKTEKIEASPKQDVLEIQDLVVKDSRGVTVVNGLNLSVKAGEIVGIAGVDGNGQSEFIEAITGLRKSESGSVKVNGKELIHLTPRKITESGVGHIPQDRHKHGLVLNFPIGENMVLQNYYKKPFSSGGILNFKEIYKQAKKLIGEFDVRTPSEFTLARALSGGNQQKAIIGREVDRNPDLLIAAQPTRGLDVGAIEFIHKRLIEQRDHGKAVLLVSFELDEIMNVSDRIAVIYEGKIVAVVNPKETLEQELGLLMAGSNRKEAGEGTHV, from the coding sequence ATGGATTACGTTATTGAGATGCTCAACATTCGTAAAGAATTTGGCGGTTTCGTTGCGAATGATAACATTACCCTTCAGCTTAAAAAAGGGGAGATTCATGCTTTACTCGGAGAAAATGGCGCAGGTAAATCGACACTAATGAATGTCCTCTTTGGTTTATATCAGCCAGAACAAGGGGAAATCCGTGTAAAAGGCCAGCCAGTAAATATTACAAACCCAAATATTGCAAATGATTTAGGGATTGGAATGGTGCACCAGCACTTTATGTTAGTTGATACTTTTTCTGTTACAGAAAATATCATTTTAGGTCGCGAAATAACAACGGGTGGCCGCATTGATATTAAAAAGGCAGAAAAAGAGGTTCGTGAGATTTCTGAACGCTATGGTCTATCTGTAGACCCGCAGGCAAAAATCTCTGATATAACTGTCGGTATGCAGCAAAGGGTTGAAATATTAAAAACACTTTATCGTGGTGCTGAAATTCTTATTTTCGATGAACCGACAGCTGTATTAACACCACAGGAAATCAAAGAACTTATTCAAATTATGAAAACACTTATTAAAGAAGGAAAATCCATTATTCTGATTACCCACAAGTTAAAAGAAATTATGGAAGTTGCCGATCGTTGTACGGTCATTCGAAAAGGTAAAGGCATCGGCACAGTAAATGTTAGTGAAACCAATCCCAACGAACTTGCAAGTTTAATGGTTGGTCGTGAAGTTGTTTTTAAAACAGAGAAAATAGAGGCATCACCTAAGCAGGATGTACTTGAAATCCAAGATTTGGTTGTGAAAGATTCCCGTGGAGTTACTGTTGTAAATGGTCTTAATCTCTCGGTAAAAGCTGGAGAGATTGTTGGAATTGCCGGGGTTGATGGGAATGGACAATCCGAATTTATTGAAGCCATTACGGGTTTACGGAAATCAGAAAGTGGAAGCGTTAAAGTCAATGGAAAAGAATTGATCCATCTTACCCCAAGAAAAATCACCGAATCCGGTGTTGGCCATATTCCACAAGACCGTCATAAACATGGTTTAGTGTTGAATTTTCCGATTGGAGAAAATATGGTTTTACAAAACTATTATAAAAAGCCATTTTCAAGCGGTGGGATCTTAAATTTTAAAGAAATATATAAACAGGCTAAGAAACTAATTGGAGAGTTTGACGTTCGAACACCAAGCGAATTTACTTTGGCACGGGCTTTGTCGGGGGGGAATCAGCAAAAAGCAATTATTGGGCGTGAAGTTGATCGAAATCCTGATTTACTCATTGCAGCCCAGCCTACAAGGGGCTTGGACGTTGGAGCCATTGAATTTATTCATAAACGCCTAATAGAACAGCGTGATCATGGAAAAGCTGTCTTGTTGGTTTCATTTGAGCTAGATGAAATTATGAACGTTAGCGATAGGATTGCAGTTATTTACGAGGGGAAAATTGTTGCTGTAGTAAATCCAAAAGAAACCTTGGAGCAGGAGCTTGGATTGCTGATGGCCGGTTCGAATAGAAAGGAAGCGGGTGAAGGAACACATGTCTAA
- a CDS encoding ABC transporter permease, which produces MSKRLKGLLTPVIAVLLGILVGTIIMLVSGYDPVSAFSALWNGVFGDIYSFGEAVRQITPYILAGLAVAFAFRVGLFNIGVEGQFIVGWLAAVWVGVAFDLPRAIHLPLAILAAMIAGALWGFIPGFLKARFRVHEVIVTIMMNYVALHVTNYIIRNLLASKSGDKTEMIHESATLRSEWLQSLTDYSRLHWGIVIAIICCFIMWFLLERTTRGFELRAVGFNQHAAHYSGMSVNKNIILSMVISGAFAGLAGSMEGLGTFGYAAVKGGFTGVGFDGIAVALLGGNTAFGVFLSAILFGVLKVGALNMPLESGVPNELVDIIIALIVFFVASSYIIRVLLDRLSKKEVK; this is translated from the coding sequence ATGTCTAAACGCTTAAAGGGTTTATTAACTCCCGTTATTGCCGTTTTGTTAGGAATTTTGGTTGGAACAATTATCATGTTAGTGAGTGGATATGATCCTGTTTCAGCCTTTTCAGCACTTTGGAATGGGGTATTTGGTGATATCTATTCTTTTGGTGAAGCAGTCAGACAGATTACTCCCTATATTTTAGCCGGATTAGCGGTTGCATTTGCTTTCCGTGTTGGCTTATTTAATATCGGGGTTGAAGGACAATTTATCGTTGGCTGGCTTGCTGCGGTATGGGTAGGGGTTGCTTTTGATCTTCCTCGTGCTATTCATTTACCACTAGCCATTCTCGCTGCGATGATTGCCGGTGCGCTTTGGGGGTTTATCCCTGGATTTTTAAAAGCACGTTTTCGCGTCCATGAAGTTATTGTAACAATTATGATGAACTATGTTGCCCTACATGTTACGAACTATATCATAAGAAACCTTTTAGCATCAAAAAGTGGCGATAAAACAGAAATGATCCACGAGTCAGCAACATTACGTTCAGAGTGGTTACAAAGCTTAACAGATTACTCTCGTCTTCATTGGGGGATCGTAATTGCTATTATTTGTTGTTTTATTATGTGGTTTTTACTTGAGAGAACAACTAGAGGGTTTGAATTAAGAGCTGTTGGGTTTAACCAGCATGCTGCACACTATTCGGGGATGAGCGTTAATAAAAACATCATACTATCTATGGTAATTTCCGGTGCATTTGCAGGTCTTGCAGGCTCAATGGAAGGATTAGGAACATTTGGTTATGCTGCTGTTAAAGGTGGATTTACCGGGGTTGGATTTGACGGGATCGCGGTTGCATTATTAGGCGGCAATACAGCTTTTGGTGTATTTTTATCTGCTATTCTATTCGGTGTATTAAAAGTAGGCGCCTTGAACATGCCACTTGAATCTGGGGTTCCAAACGAGCTGGTTGATATCATCATAGCACTAATCGTTTTCTTCGTTGCCTCAAGTTATATTATTAGAGTGTTACTTGATCGACTAAGTAAGAAGGAGGTGAAGTAA
- a CDS encoding ABC transporter permease codes for MSLMDILMILVPSTLLWAAPLVFTALGGIFSERSGVVNIGLEGLMVIGAFTAIVFNLTFVTTFGSLTPWISILVAMVAGAIFSLLHAVAAITFRADHTVSGVAINLLATGLTLFLVKLIYDKGETGIISKGFSKIDVPILKDIPIIGKIFFQNTYWTSFLAIFVAIIVWYVVFKTPFGLRLRSVGEHPMAADTMGINVTKMRYLGVILSGALGGIGGGVYAQSITSNFSHSTISGQGFMALAAMIFGKWHPLGALGAAVFFGFAQSISIIGSSLPFLKGIPNVYLLIAPYVLTILALTGFIGRADAPKASGTHYIKGNR; via the coding sequence TTGAGTTTAATGGACATCTTGATGATACTCGTTCCTTCCACATTATTATGGGCAGCTCCACTTGTCTTCACTGCATTAGGCGGTATTTTCTCGGAACGATCCGGTGTAGTAAACATTGGACTTGAAGGATTAATGGTTATTGGTGCATTTACAGCCATTGTGTTTAACCTTACTTTTGTAACTACCTTTGGAAGTTTAACACCTTGGATTTCAATCTTAGTGGCAATGGTTGCAGGTGCTATTTTTTCCCTGTTACACGCAGTTGCCGCGATTACATTCCGTGCTGACCATACGGTTTCGGGTGTAGCGATTAACTTACTTGCAACAGGTTTAACCTTGTTCCTTGTTAAGTTAATCTATGATAAAGGTGAAACAGGTATTATCAGTAAAGGCTTTAGTAAAATCGATGTTCCTATCTTAAAAGATATTCCGATTATTGGTAAGATCTTTTTCCAAAACACATATTGGACATCATTCTTAGCTATTTTTGTTGCCATCATTGTTTGGTACGTGGTTTTCAAAACACCATTTGGTCTTCGTCTTCGATCAGTCGGAGAACACCCGATGGCCGCTGATACAATGGGAATTAACGTAACAAAAATGCGCTATTTAGGGGTAATCCTCTCTGGAGCCCTAGGGGGTATTGGCGGTGGAGTTTATGCCCAATCTATTACCTCTAACTTTAGCCACTCAACGATTAGTGGTCAAGGTTTCATGGCCTTAGCGGCTATGATTTTCGGAAAATGGCACCCACTTGGTGCATTAGGTGCTGCCGTGTTCTTCGGTTTTGCCCAAAGTATTAGTATCATTGGTTCCAGTTTACCTTTCTTAAAGGGAATTCCGAACGTATATTTATTAATCGCTCCATATGTGTTAACCATCTTAGCCTTAACTGGCTTCATTGGACGTGCCGATGCTCCAAAAGCAAGTGGTACACACTACATCAAGGGTAATCGTTAA
- the yfmF gene encoding EF-P 5-aminopentanol modification-associated protein YfmF gives MDATSEKITEMSGYKLHVITTEKYKTNTIVWRMKAPLTKADVTKRALLPHVLQSSSGKYPTTTALRSYLDELYGATFFVDLAKKGEYHIMSFSLEIANEKFLSDSNPLLKKGFELLTEILTNPNISGNAFDRETVDKEKRTLKSRIQSVYDDKMRYSNVRLLEEMCKGEPYALQVNGEAEGVETITAENLYEYFKKAFLEDEMDLYVIGDVKEDEVKKFAEELLHFESREPKQSEAANVNKRTEVNEVKEEQDVKQGKLNIGYRTNIIYGDSDYFALQVFNGIFGGFSHSKLFINVREKASLAYYAASRLESHKGLMMVMSGIDLKNYDQAVGIIHEQMEAMKKGDFTDQELAQTKAVIQNQIMETVDTARGLTEILYHNVVAHSDIKLESWISEMQKVTKEEIIAVANKINLDTIYFLTGTEAGE, from the coding sequence ATGGATGCCACTTCGGAAAAAATAACAGAAATGAGCGGGTATAAACTTCATGTCATTACAACAGAAAAATATAAAACGAATACAATAGTGTGGAGAATGAAAGCCCCTTTGACAAAAGCGGATGTAACAAAAAGAGCACTCCTTCCCCATGTATTACAAAGCAGCTCTGGTAAGTATCCAACCACAACAGCATTACGGTCTTATTTAGATGAGCTATATGGTGCGACATTTTTTGTTGATCTGGCCAAAAAAGGTGAATATCACATTATGAGCTTCTCATTGGAAATTGCCAATGAAAAGTTTTTAAGCGATTCCAATCCGTTATTGAAAAAAGGCTTTGAATTATTGACAGAGATTCTAACTAACCCCAATATTTCAGGAAATGCGTTTGATAGGGAAACAGTGGACAAAGAAAAACGGACACTTAAGTCGCGAATCCAATCGGTTTATGATGATAAAATGCGTTATTCCAATGTGCGCCTTTTAGAAGAAATGTGTAAAGGAGAACCCTATGCCCTCCAAGTAAACGGCGAAGCAGAGGGAGTTGAGACGATCACAGCGGAAAATTTATATGAATATTTCAAAAAGGCCTTTTTAGAGGATGAGATGGACCTTTATGTCATTGGTGATGTAAAAGAAGATGAAGTAAAAAAATTCGCAGAAGAGCTGCTTCACTTTGAAAGCCGGGAACCAAAACAATCAGAAGCAGCAAACGTTAATAAAAGAACAGAAGTAAACGAGGTAAAAGAAGAACAGGATGTAAAACAAGGGAAATTGAATATCGGGTATCGAACCAATATTATATACGGAGATTCCGATTACTTTGCGCTTCAAGTTTTTAATGGGATTTTTGGCGGTTTTTCACATTCCAAGCTATTTATCAATGTGCGGGAAAAAGCAAGCCTTGCCTATTACGCTGCGAGCCGTTTGGAAAGTCATAAAGGTTTAATGATGGTAATGTCAGGGATTGATCTAAAGAACTATGATCAAGCAGTAGGAATTATCCATGAGCAAATGGAAGCTATGAAAAAAGGCGATTTTACTGATCAGGAGTTAGCTCAAACAAAGGCTGTGATTCAGAATCAAATAATGGAAACCGTTGATACGGCCAGAGGGTTAACTGAAATTCTTTATCATAATGTGGTTGCACATAGTGATATCAAACTTGAAAGCTGGATTTCTGAAATGCAAAAGGTGACAAAAGAAGAAATTATTGCTGTTGCCAATAAAATCAATCTTGATACTATTTATTTTTTAACAGGAACGGAGGCGGGCGAATAA